The DNA window tttgtcGTATATAAACATCTTTGAGGTGGATAAAGTGACATTAGTATATTAACTAAAAACATCCATCATCAACATAAACAAAAAGCATCACCACTCGAAACCAGGCTGCATCATAACCCTTCCGAATTCATCAATCCATTCAATTGGAATTTGTATTAATTGTTAAagaatgattttattatgttataGAATATAGATTAAATTTATTGTGTTTTAGGTTTTGGGATTTAGGTGTTTGAACTTTGTGTGCCCAttaactttatatatatatatctccttATGCGGAAGATAACCTAAAGGCATCTCTCCTTACGTAGGTAGATGACCTATtgcttaatttaatttattcatttCTTTTCTTATCAAAATGGTATCAAATAGGAATTGACCTTTTATgggttttctttttctttcttccaAAACCCCAGATTACATAAACTTATTCTTTAATCTAACATAACTATTCTTTAACAAGAATCGACCAAACTCGCCGTTAGAAAAAGGAAAATACTATAGCTAGAGGACCATCACCAACATGATAAACGAGGTCAATAATAGCATAAATTTTGAGCGCAATAGCATTACCCAGTCAAAAATGACTCGGCTCTGAATTAGTGTGCTTATTGTCCTCGATCATTGAATATCACCAAAGAACCACATCCACAATAGTCTGAAAGATCCAAAACATTACCTCCAAAGTATAGTTAAGGCCCATGACAAGATGTCGTCAAGTCTGCAAGGGCAATACAACCCCCTAGATTTTGTCATATAATAGTGGGAAATAATATCATTTGGCAGATCAGCAACCAAGTGGATAGGGTGGGTGGTCCTCAAATGTGGCAAAGAATATGACATTATAAATTTCTTATATCTAGTTTGAGGCTTTGTTATTCGTTAGACATATTAATTTATGTTCTTATGTTGTTTTTTATCCCGTGATTTGTGTTCAATTGGATCATTTACTAGTGATTGTTGTAACTTGTGCAATTTATTGTGCTTATGCATTCAGTTGATCTCTCTGGACATGGGTTCTTTGCTTGCTGGTGCAAAGTATCGTGGAGATTTTGAGGAAAGGTTAAAAGCTGTGCTGAAGGAAGTCACTGCTTCGAATGGGCAGATTATATTATTTATCGATGAAATACATACTGTAGTTGGTGCAGGTTTTTAAATCGTTTAGTCTGTGAGATGTTGGCATCTCATCTTTAAATTTTTCATCGTTTTGCCAATTGTTTGCTTTATGATTCATTGTATATACACATTCAGCAAGTGTTGACTACTACATGCTTGAAATATATTGAACAATAACTTCTCTATTTGCAATGAAATCCCTGAGACTGAAAGTGGTGATTTGGATTAATCACTTTTTTGTGTGGTaaaatcaatttattttatttctgttCCAATAATCACTTGACATATATGGATACATTGTTATTAGCTAGCTTGGTCAGAACCAGAGGAAGTTAATCTgcaaatgttatttttgtttgTCTATATTTAGTAATGAGTCCTTGATGATGAGTTGTGATTTACAATTTCATGTTCAGGGGCTACCGGAGGAGCAATGGATGCTGGAAACTTGTTGAAACCCATGCTTGGTCGTGGGGAACTCAGATGCATTGGGGCCACCACACTTACTGAGTATAGAAAGTACATTGAGAAAGATCCCGCTTTGGAGCGTAGGTTCCAGCAAGTATTCTGTGGACAGCCATCTGTAGATGACACAATTTCTATATTGCGTGGATTGCGTGAACGATATGAATTGCATCATGGGGTCAAAATATCTGATAGTGCTCTCGTTTCAGCAGCAATTCTTTCAGATAGATACATCACAGAGCGTTTTTTACCAGATAAAGGTATGCTTTGGATTTCTTTTTTAAATCAAAGTTGTTATGCTACAATCATTTTTCATGTAATCGAAATCATGATAATATGTTGTGTGATTTATCATTAATTGATTTGAATCTTTCACAGCCGAATCCTGCATTTACATGAGAGTGATCTAGCGTTAACCCTTGTATTTTTGCCAATAATGATTCAAAAAATGGAAAATgcttccaaaatatttttttatttttttggtgaATCCAATCGTAAAATTGTATGAACCATTTACAAGTGTGGTAAATCATTTTTGCTTGAAGATAATGGACTATTGCCGCTTAGTGTGGTGTATTCAATCcagagttttgatgacttttttaaatgatgaatttttatttatctcACAGATTTACTTTTTATGGATTCCTGTATAtttttttggaagatttttagagactttttgtaatttttttttatagaattatataGATTTTGTACCtaattataacatattattttttaaatttttttgaactaataattaattgacatagaTAACATGTtcagtttgatttttttttttaaatatacttatttaaaagttgTATATATGTGAGTTTGTAtgtatgtttgtaaatttttaaaaatgcaTCACTGTATTAATATGTCTTCatgtgaaaataatattatttatcattgtGTGGATATaacttttttataaaaatatgatagtttacatattaaatgaaaatgctaaaaagaattaaaaatcaattttcagtcaaaaagttaataaaaattttaatttatttgttaACAAAATTACTATTACTTTCAATTCTATGaaccaataaaattttatgattttcttATATTGTGTAATAATTTTATGAAAaaactcataattataattttaaaccTTATAGAATTTCAAAATTAGAAGTCGTGAAATAAAGAAGTAAAATGTCATTTTTAAACAATAAtggtaaaaaattattttattagttatatcctattttttttataaattatatcttaaaatcttaattttatttcatttttttatcgTGCTTGTTGCGAGACTATTCAATTATGATTTAAACGGCATTATTTTTTTGGataatcttttattattattgaaattattgaatattacattcatttcataaattaaaaatcacaaaatcaattatagaattcaaaattttttatgatattaaaataaaaattattaaataagcaATCAacgaaaaatatgaaaaatctgaaaaggaaaaaagaaaatgtaATATAGATACATTTTGAAAATGAGAGAGAGTGGTGATGAGAAGAGAGGTGATGTGAAGTGACATTGAAAGAAATGAACAGCTTGTGTATGAGTTacaagttttaaaaatccatccaAATCTTTGGGTTGAACCAAaaacaatttttgacaatttatagttgtactttaggctttaatgtttgtatgttCATGAATTCCATTGATTTATTAAAAGTtcattgaaaatttgaatacctcTATTGAGTTTTTAAAAGTTAATGATAAATACCAattgactttttaaaattttacgaaAGTTTATTTTAAAGATAACTAGATTTCTATAGAGTATGTAAAAATTTTGATTGAATAACTCTAgacttttaaaatctacaaaagttaTTAATTCTCCTACATTATGTTCCTCTTCTCTATTGAAAATGAAATAACTATACTAGAAAGCCAAGAAAAGATGGGCATACATTCTCGTGTTTGTTCGAATCATCAATATTCCCTGGAAATTTCGTTTTCCAAGAAACAactatttcttctttgatgtacTTCTTTCCAAACGTTTGTGTGCTATGTTATCTTTCCACCCAGAGGGCTGGGGGTAGAGCTGTAGAAGATAAGTGAAGGGTCTTCCTGGGTCTACACTCTATATGTAAATTTGTTGCTCCAGAATTTCGTTTATACTACTACGTTAAAGGTAATGTTTGTTCTATTTTAGCCATTGACCTCGTTGATGAAGCTGCTGCCAAACTGAAAATGGAGATCACATCTAAGCCTACTGAGTTGGACGAAATAGACAGGCTTGTCTTGAAGCTGGAGATGGAAAAGCTTTCTCTGAAAAATGACACAGACAAAGCTTCTAAAGAGAGATTTGTCAAATTGGAACACGATTTAGGTGCTCTTAAACAGAAACAAAAGGAGTTAAATGAGCAGTGGGAAAATGAGAAAGTTCTCATGAACAGGATTCGGTCAATTAAAAAAGAGGTGATAAGCTCTGCAGAATTTGATGACTATCATCTCAAACTCATATTGCCTTGTACTTATTGAAATTCTTTGAATAGATTGACAGGGTTAACCTAGAGATGGAAGCTGCTGAGCGTGAGTACAATCTTAATCGTGCGGCTGAACTGAAATATGGGACGTTAATATCTCTACAACACCAGCTTGAAGAAGCTGAGAATAACCTAGCTGATTATCGGAAATCTGGAAAATCGCTGCTGCGAGAGGAAGTCACAGATCATGATATTACTGAAATAGTGAGCAGATGGACTGGCATTCCAATATCTAATCTGCAGCAGACTGAGAGGGAGAAGCTTGTCTCTTTGGAGCATGTCCTCCACGACACAGTTGTTGGCCAAGATATGGCAGTAAAATCAGTGGCTGATGCAATACGTCGTTCAAGGGCAGGCCTTTCTGACCCAAATCGGCCGATCGCAAGCTTCATGTTCATGGGGCCAACTGGTGTTGGTAAAACTGAGCTCGCTAAAGCTCTTGCCCGATACCTTTTCAACACTGACAATGCGCTAGTACGGATTGATATGAGTGAATACATGGAAAAACATGCAGTTTCTCGGTTGGTTGGTGCACCACCAGGTTATGTTGGTTATGAAGAAGGCGGACAGTTGACGGAAGTAGTCCGAAGAAGGCCATACTCGATAGTTTTGTTTGATGAAATTGAAAAGGCACATCATGATGTTTTCAACATCCTTCTACAGCTGTTAGATGATGGGAGAATAACCGATGCTCAAGGACGGACAGTTAGTTTCACCAATACTGTTGTGATTATGACATCAAACATTGGGTCCCATTATATACTTGAAACTCTTAGAAATACACAGGATAACAAGGATGAAATTTATGATGTGATGAAAAGACAGGTTATTGAATTAGCCAGACAAACTTTCAGACCAGAGTTCATGAATCGTATTGATGAGTACATTGTCTTCCAGCCTTTGGACTCCAAACAAATCCATAAAATTGTTGAAATACAGGTAACAAAAGCTTTCATCGAGACATTAAATTCCTATTTAAAACCTGTAATTTATGCTCTCCTCGGTTGCTTTAGGAGCTTCTCTCCATCTTTTTTTGTTGAAACACTTCAAGTTTTTGCCAGTAGCATACTTCTCCTTTTATAAAATTGATTAGAGATGTACCTTCTGCAATTAGTTTATCTAAATATATCAGATGACACCATTCATATGCAGCTTTGTCGCGTAAAAGAGAGACTTAAACAGAAGAATATTGACTTCAACTACACAGAGGAAGCTGTCAATCTTCTCGCAATATTAGGCTTTGACCCTAACTTCGGTGCAAGGCCTGTAAAACGGGTGATACAACAGATGGTTGAGAATGAGATTGCCATGGGAGTCTTAAGAGGGGACTTTAAGGATGAAGACTCGATTGTCCTCCATGCCATCCCAGGAGCTAAAGACATTCCAACTGAGAACAGATTGTGCATTAAGAAGATGGAGAACTTGTCTGTCCATACCTTGGCTGTGAATGATTGAACCTTGTTTTGCATGGTTGTAATGCAATTTTTTTACCAATGTATGCATATTTTGTATGAAGAATAACGAAACATTCGTCCTAATGGTGACCCTTTTTCGATAAGTATATTACTACATCAAAGAGTTCGGATTTTAGAGACTGTAAATTGATTAATATACAAGTGAAACTTAAAATTTCTTATTGTCACAAAGTTCTCTCATTTTGTTGCATTCCTTTTGCCGTCGTAGAGACTGTAAACTGATTAATATATTGCATGGAAACGAAATCATTTCAGACTTTCAACTGCTGCAATAatcttataaattaaattaataatctgATGTTATTTTATTCATAAGGGAGTACGATTAACTTTTTAAACTTCTTATTGGCTTGTACTCTCAGCTTTTTGGAGCTTTTAGGCAAATCTTTAGATGCATTTCTTGATAACGAGCTATGTTTGCCTAAATATCTGTCTTTATAGTTGCAGTTTCAATTTTGGTTGCTGCTTAATCTCGTGTAAATATTTTTCACTAGATTCGTCATATGTGCTAGAGCATGAAGGACAAAagtaaaattttcttaattcaAAGTATAAAAGACCCATGAGATTCGATGGAAGAATGAAGTTGACGCTGATTGAATCGCAGTTTGGTCCCAAAGCTAATAGGGTGTTCATTTATAAATTTGAGAAAACAAAATTTGATATACCGaactaaaatttattaaaaccGAACTAAATCGACCGTCGCACACTTCTAAAGACTAACTAATTTGGATGATTGAGTCatcacgattttttttttaaaaaaatagtattaggactagggttttcaaaaccGTATCGGTCTGTCCGGTTCGATCGGGAACTGGTTCATTATGAAACATTCTAAAAAACTATTTAATGGGTTAAATCAGTCAAAAACTAATCGGAGCGGTTATAAACCCGTAATCCTGtaggtttttgtttttgttttctgaaaaattacttttttattttttatttttaagatcttaaatttaatatttagttatatatatatacacgattatttgaaatttgaacttagttaaaaatagtattttagtAGTACTAGAGTTTATTTAATCTACTgtttaagtttttttaaaaactatataacTATAATTggtatttttaatatatgtttataattatttagtttttaaaatacgacaatattttttttgagaacccgaaaatttcAGTATCAAGGGAAAAATTGAGCAGTACCAGCTAGCATATTTTTCAACGGATAACAAAACTCAACAGCAGATCATTTCAAGCGAGCGGATTTTAGCAGTCAAAGTTCAGCAGCCGAGATTCCAACAGACCACTCAACAGTCCGCTGTTGATTATGATCCAAACTCGTAACTGAAACTTTAACTCGAAATCATGGCATATAATGACAGATAATAACCATTAAATAGGAGGCTAACAGTCAGATTATTGCCTATAAATTACATACAAAATTCTGAGTAAGTATTACA is part of the Primulina eburnea isolate SZY01 chromosome 1, ASM2296580v1, whole genome shotgun sequence genome and encodes:
- the LOC140827435 gene encoding chaperone protein ClpB4, mitochondrial-like, which produces MLATSRISSAARLSRSVATALMWSRAGSPAFNPLCTLAASFHFRVAANGYGFSSTKAPKPFFESCLSHIAHRSALARSYSASAAATGQISNSEFTEMAWDGVIGAVDAARESKQQVVETEHLMKALLEQKDGLARRIFTKAGVDNTSLLQSIDSFISQQPKVMGDTSGPIMGSHLSAMLDIARKFKKEMGDSFLSVEHLVLAFPLDKRFGFQLFKNLQLSENALKDAVQSVRGSQRVTDQNPEGKYEALEKYGNDLTEFARRGKLDPVIGRDDEIRRCIQILSRRTKNNPVIIGEPGVGKTAIAEGLAQRIVRGDVPEPLFNRKLISLDMGSLLAGAKYRGDFEERLKAVLKEVTASNGQIILFIDEIHTVVGAGATGGAMDAGNLLKPMLGRGELRCIGATTLTEYRKYIEKDPALERRFQQVFCGQPSVDDTISILRGLRERYELHHGVKISDSALVSAAILSDRYITERFLPDKAIDLVDEAAAKLKMEITSKPTELDEIDRLVLKLEMEKLSLKNDTDKASKERFVKLEHDLGALKQKQKELNEQWENEKVLMNRIRSIKKEIDRVNLEMEAAEREYNLNRAAELKYGTLISLQHQLEEAENNLADYRKSGKSLLREEVTDHDITEIVSRWTGIPISNLQQTEREKLVSLEHVLHDTVVGQDMAVKSVADAIRRSRAGLSDPNRPIASFMFMGPTGVGKTELAKALARYLFNTDNALVRIDMSEYMEKHAVSRLVGAPPGYVGYEEGGQLTEVVRRRPYSIVLFDEIEKAHHDVFNILLQLLDDGRITDAQGRTVSFTNTVVIMTSNIGSHYILETLRNTQDNKDEIYDVMKRQVIELARQTFRPEFMNRIDEYIVFQPLDSKQIHKIVEIQLCRVKERLKQKNIDFNYTEEAVNLLAILGFDPNFGARPVKRVIQQMVENEIAMGVLRGDFKDEDSIVLHAIPGAKDIPTENRLCIKKMENLSVHTLAVND